In Sphingobacteriaceae bacterium, the following proteins share a genomic window:
- a CDS encoding 23S rRNA pseudouridine synthase F, whose translation MKIDKYIAYYGYTSRRKACDLIEEKRVLVNGKVANFSTKFKEGDVIVIDGEELKPRTFTPTYIVYNKPKGIVCTTEKIQGNIVDAINHTEKVYPVGRLDKDSEGLILLTNQGEMIDKIANAAHGHEKEYIVTLNLPVRTQFLKEIAEGIEIQGEKTKPCTVSLEPNAKRIFRIVLTQGMNRQIRRMCNAYDYQVLKLQRVRVMNILLGKLKPGEWRDLTKEELESLLSQLN comes from the coding sequence ATGAAAATTGACAAATATATCGCCTATTATGGCTATACCTCGCGTCGCAAAGCTTGTGATCTGATAGAAGAAAAACGCGTGCTTGTAAATGGCAAAGTAGCGAATTTTAGTACAAAATTTAAAGAAGGTGATGTGATAGTAATAGATGGCGAAGAATTAAAGCCAAGAACGTTTACACCTACTTACATCGTGTATAATAAACCGAAAGGAATTGTTTGCACCACGGAAAAGATCCAGGGAAATATTGTAGATGCCATAAATCACACGGAAAAGGTGTACCCGGTGGGTAGACTGGATAAGGACTCAGAAGGGCTCATCTTATTAACCAACCAGGGTGAGATGATCGATAAAATTGCCAATGCAGCGCACGGACATGAAAAAGAATACATCGTCACGTTAAATTTACCGGTTCGTACTCAGTTCCTGAAAGAAATAGCAGAAGGTATAGAAATACAAGGCGAAAAAACAAAACCATGCACTGTGAGTCTGGAGCCCAATGCAAAAAGAATTTTCAGAATAGTATTGACTCAGGGAATGAATAGACAGATTCGTCGCATGTGCAATGCTTACGATTACCAGGTATTAAAACTTCAAAGAGTAAGGGTAATGAATATTTTGCTTGGTAAATTAAAACCAGGCGAATGGCGTGACCTTACTAAAGAAGAACTGGAAAGTCTCCTGTCTCAGTTAAATTAA
- a CDS encoding damage-inducible protein DinB, whose protein sequence is MKEFYKELFDYNHQVNQKLLIAFNEHSDKASEKSVQWINHILNAHQVWISRIDEQEEPLSPWHVHSLGYLKDIDLSNYNRSLAVISNTDFTQVISYVNSVGKSYKNSVKDILFHVINHSTYHRGQIATDFKNSGLSPLVTDYIAFKR, encoded by the coding sequence ATGAAAGAATTTTACAAAGAATTGTTTGACTACAATCACCAGGTGAATCAAAAACTTCTAATCGCTTTTAACGAACATTCTGACAAAGCGTCGGAGAAATCGGTTCAGTGGATCAATCATATTTTAAATGCTCACCAGGTTTGGATTAGTCGCATCGATGAGCAGGAAGAGCCGTTGAGTCCCTGGCATGTTCACTCACTGGGATATCTTAAAGACATAGATCTTTCAAACTATAACAGATCATTGGCTGTTATTTCTAATACAGATTTTACACAAGTTATTTCCTACGTTAATTCTGTTGGAAAATCTTATAAAAATAGTGTAAAAGATATTTTATTTCACGTGATTAATCATTCTACTTATCACCGGGGTCAGATTGCCACTGATTTTAAAAACTCCGGCCTGTCACCCCTGGTTACCGATTACATTGCATTTAAAAGATAA
- a CDS encoding methylmalonyl-CoA mutase: MRRSLENLHYTPKGETNNSVTEHYTTAEQIDIATNYQSSDVKDLEHINYTAGLPPFLRGPYTSMYVKNPWTIRQYAGFSTAEDSNAFYRRNLAAGQKGLSVAFDLATHRGYDSDNERVEGDVGKAGVAIDSILDMKILFDQIPLDEMSVSMTMNGAVLPILAFYIVAAKEQGVSMDKLTGTIQNDILKEFMVRNTYIYPPAPSMKIIADIFEYTSKNMPKFNSISISGYHMQEAGATADIELAYTLADGLEYLRTGVNSGLDIDTFAPRLSFFWAIGMNHFMEIAKMRAARMLWAKIVKQFNPKNAKSLALRTHCQTSGWSLTEQDPFNNVTRTAVEAMAAAMGHTQSLHTNALDEAIALPTDFSARIARNTQLILQNETNITKVVDPWGGSYHVEKLTHELAHKAWTLIEEVEKLGGMARAIETGVPKMRIEEAAARKQARIDGGKDIIVGVNRFQVNDTTQMDILDVDNTKVRTQQIERLKKLKAERDTSKAEAALNALTEAAKTGKGNLLELAVIAAELRCTLGEISSALEKEFGRYKAQIRSIAGVYSKEIKMDKDFSKAKDLADQFSELDGRRPRIMVAKMGQDGHDRGAKVIATSFADMGFDVDIGPLFQTPFEAAKQAVENDVHILGVSSLAAGHKTLVPQVIAELKKFGREDIMVVAGGVIPQQDYEFLFKAGVDFIFGPGTVISKSAIDILNKLIEKVKN; this comes from the coding sequence ATGCGTAGATCTTTAGAAAACCTTCATTATACTCCAAAAGGAGAAACAAATAATAGTGTTACAGAACACTATACAACCGCTGAACAGATTGATATCGCTACGAACTACCAGTCTTCAGACGTAAAAGATCTCGAACACATAAATTATACGGCAGGTTTACCTCCTTTTTTACGCGGACCCTATACCAGTATGTATGTGAAGAATCCCTGGACCATTCGTCAGTACGCGGGATTCAGCACCGCAGAGGATAGCAATGCTTTTTACAGAAGAAACTTAGCTGCCGGACAAAAAGGATTGTCAGTGGCCTTTGACTTGGCTACGCACCGGGGTTACGACAGTGATAACGAGCGGGTAGAAGGAGATGTCGGGAAAGCCGGCGTTGCCATTGATAGCATTTTGGACATGAAGATACTATTCGACCAGATTCCTCTCGATGAGATGAGTGTTTCGATGACTATGAACGGTGCAGTTTTACCCATATTGGCGTTTTACATTGTAGCCGCGAAAGAGCAGGGTGTAAGTATGGACAAACTAACCGGCACAATACAAAATGATATTCTAAAAGAATTTATGGTGCGGAATACATACATCTATCCCCCTGCGCCCAGTATGAAAATTATCGCAGATATTTTTGAATACACCTCTAAAAATATGCCGAAGTTTAACTCCATCTCTATAAGTGGTTATCACATGCAAGAGGCCGGAGCCACCGCAGATATTGAGCTAGCCTATACTTTAGCAGATGGTTTAGAGTATTTAAGAACAGGAGTAAATTCTGGTTTAGACATAGATACATTTGCTCCACGCTTATCCTTTTTCTGGGCTATTGGCATGAATCACTTTATGGAGATTGCCAAGATGCGCGCCGCGCGTATGTTATGGGCCAAGATCGTAAAACAATTTAATCCTAAAAACGCAAAGTCACTGGCTTTAAGAACACACTGTCAAACCAGTGGCTGGAGTCTTACAGAGCAGGATCCTTTTAATAATGTTACCCGCACAGCTGTGGAGGCTATGGCTGCTGCCATGGGACATACGCAGAGTTTGCATACCAACGCCTTAGATGAGGCAATTGCGTTGCCTACAGATTTTAGCGCGCGTATAGCACGTAATACGCAGTTGATCTTACAAAACGAAACCAATATCACAAAAGTGGTTGATCCCTGGGGCGGAAGTTATCATGTTGAAAAACTGACGCATGAACTGGCGCATAAAGCGTGGACTTTAATTGAAGAAGTGGAGAAACTTGGCGGCATGGCCAGGGCCATTGAAACCGGTGTACCAAAGATGCGAATTGAAGAGGCAGCGGCACGTAAACAAGCACGTATCGACGGTGGAAAAGATATTATTGTGGGAGTAAATCGCTTCCAGGTAAATGATACCACGCAAATGGATATTCTTGATGTGGACAATACGAAAGTAAGAACACAGCAAATTGAGCGTCTGAAAAAATTAAAAGCTGAACGTGATACTTCTAAAGCAGAAGCTGCATTGAATGCCTTGACAGAGGCTGCAAAAACCGGTAAAGGAAATTTACTGGAATTAGCAGTAATTGCAGCAGAACTAAGATGTACACTTGGTGAAATTTCTTCGGCACTCGAAAAAGAATTTGGAAGATACAAAGCACAAATCCGCTCTATTGCCGGAGTCTACAGCAAAGAAATTAAAATGGATAAAGATTTTTCAAAAGCGAAAGACTTAGCCGATCAGTTTTCTGAACTCGATGGCAGACGTCCACGTATTATGGTTGCCAAGATGGGACAAGATGGACATGATCGCGGTGCCAAGGTAATAGCAACGAGCTTTGCCGATATGGGTTTTGACGTGGATATTGGTCCATTATTTCAAACACCATTTGAAGCTGCAAAACAAGCAGTAGAAAATGATGTGCATATTTTGGGAGTTTCTAGTTTAGCAGCAGGCCATAAAACTTTAGTGCCACAAGTAATTGCAGAACTTAAAAAGTTCGGACGTGAAGATATTATGGTAGTTGCCGGTGGCGTCATTCCTCAGCAGGATTATGAATTCTTATTCAAAGCCGGTGTAGATTTTATTTTTGGTCCGGGTACCGTTATTAGCAAGAGCGCCATTGATATTTTGAATAAATTAATTGAGAAAGTAAAGAATTAG
- a CDS encoding histidine kinase: MSINPLYSICSIFLIAAGIIIWYAQRLKKERKQKKVIEDKYNELELKVNSLELDSIKYKLNPHLFKNTLNSIQSHAYQTYYALDKLSNVLDFILYESDRTFVSLKEEIGFALSLIEINRLKVSPLFDLRIKNKIGETNPLYEQELIAPLITIDLIENAFKHADLQSDGAFISIVFELKDEVFSLTVSNKMSSRPAMKKTKGGFGKKSFEKRLSIIYKDNYTLDQFTEDDIYISHLKINLLEHKAQMLAIG, translated from the coding sequence ATTTCCATAAATCCTCTGTATAGTATTTGCAGTATTTTCCTGATCGCTGCCGGTATTATTATTTGGTATGCTCAGCGTTTAAAAAAGGAACGGAAACAAAAAAAAGTAATTGAAGATAAATACAACGAACTGGAGTTAAAAGTAAATTCTCTGGAACTTGATAGTATCAAGTACAAACTCAATCCGCATCTTTTTAAGAATACTTTAAACTCTATTCAATCACATGCGTACCAAACATATTATGCTTTAGATAAACTTTCAAATGTACTCGATTTCATTTTATATGAAAGCGACCGTACTTTTGTCTCTCTAAAAGAAGAAATAGGATTTGCTCTGAGTTTGATAGAAATCAACCGTTTAAAAGTCAGTCCTCTTTTTGATTTAAGAATTAAGAATAAAATTGGTGAAACAAATCCTCTGTACGAACAAGAACTTATTGCTCCATTGATAACCATTGATCTAATTGAGAATGCTTTTAAACATGCCGATCTTCAAAGTGACGGTGCCTTTATTTCTATTGTGTTTGAATTAAAAGACGAGGTGTTTTCGTTAACGGTCTCAAACAAAATGAGCAGCCGTCCTGCAATGAAAAAAACGAAAGGCGGATTTGGTAAAAAAAGTTTTGAAAAACGTCTCTCGATTATTTACAAAGATAATTACACGCTCGACCAGTTTACGGAAGACGATATTTATATTTCTCATTTAAAGATTAATTTACTTGAACACAAAGCTCAGATGCTTGCTATTGGATGA
- a CDS encoding two-component system response regulator, translating into MNTKLRCLLLDDELPGLTYLRMLCEQISEVEVVRAFNDPIKFVEESKNLDFDFCILDIEMPGLSGLEVARILKNKPVIFTSAYKEYAAEAFDIDAVDYVRKPIEKVRLEKAIQKIVSQLNESPKEKEKQFIQLNTNKGKALLSFSQLIQVTNSSTDKRDKLAILETGEELVLKNISFGQLLSFLPTKEFCRINKKDVIAMRAVKFYSHTNISLINNQVLTLSDNFKNDFITKLRL; encoded by the coding sequence TTGAACACAAAGCTCAGATGCTTGCTATTGGATGATGAATTGCCGGGTTTAACCTACCTGCGCATGCTCTGTGAACAAATTTCTGAAGTGGAAGTAGTTCGTGCTTTTAATGATCCAATAAAGTTTGTAGAAGAAAGTAAAAATCTGGACTTCGATTTCTGCATTCTTGATATTGAAATGCCAGGACTTAGCGGACTGGAGGTTGCACGTATTTTAAAAAACAAACCTGTAATTTTTACATCTGCATACAAGGAATATGCAGCCGAGGCCTTTGACATAGACGCTGTTGATTATGTCAGAAAACCCATTGAGAAAGTCCGTCTTGAAAAAGCCATTCAGAAAATCGTCAGCCAGCTAAATGAATCTCCAAAAGAAAAAGAAAAACAATTTATTCAATTGAACACGAATAAGGGTAAAGCCTTGTTGAGTTTTAGTCAACTCATCCAGGTCACAAATTCTTCTACTGACAAAAGGGATAAGCTGGCAATTCTGGAAACAGGTGAAGAACTCGTTCTTAAAAATATTTCTTTCGGCCAATTACTTTCCTTTCTGCCGACAAAAGAGTTTTGTCGCATTAATAAAAAGGATGTTATCGCTATGCGGGCCGTAAAATTTTATTCGCATACTAATATTAGCCTTATTAATAATCAGGTATTGACACTCAGCGATAATTTTAAAAATGATTTTATTACGAAGTTGAGGCTTTAA
- a CDS encoding N-acetyltransferase → MEFESLYTERLQLKKFTPEGLKYVFDTFSKEEVRKKLGLLSDEEFEREKMKIEGGFKTYDRTLVHFKLILKESNDVIGAGGFHNWYAIHRRAELGYMLNKDDYKKKGYMHEAVCAMLDYGFTTMDLNRVEASIAPENVASQALILKNGFTREAYLKQNYISDGIIFDSVIYRLLKEEYEIHKRSKV, encoded by the coding sequence ATGGAATTCGAAAGCCTTTATACAGAGCGTCTTCAACTAAAAAAGTTCACACCCGAGGGACTTAAATACGTATTTGATACTTTTTCTAAGGAAGAAGTAAGAAAGAAATTGGGCCTTTTAAGCGACGAGGAATTTGAACGCGAAAAAATGAAAATAGAAGGGGGTTTTAAAACCTACGACAGAACTCTTGTACATTTTAAACTAATTTTAAAGGAAAGTAACGACGTGATAGGAGCAGGTGGCTTTCATAACTGGTATGCCATTCACCGCAGAGCAGAGTTAGGTTATATGTTGAATAAAGACGATTATAAAAAGAAGGGCTATATGCACGAAGCTGTATGCGCAATGTTGGATTATGGATTTACAACTATGGATCTAAACAGAGTAGAAGCTTCCATAGCTCCGGAAAATGTGGCTTCACAAGCACTCATACTTAAAAATGGATTTACGCGGGAAGCTTATTTAAAACAAAATTATATAAGTGATGGTATAATTTTTGACTCTGTGATTTATCGTTTATTGAAGGAGGAATATGAAATCCATAAAAGGTCGAAAGTATAA
- a CDS encoding NmrA family protein, with protein MEKIIVVAGATGNIGTKIVDALLANAPLGLEIRALVRKTSDTLKISSLEQKGIKVFQINMHDKNEIAKACLGASCVVSVLAGLEDTVIKAQKVLLDGALLAGVPRFIPSDFSTDFTRLSPGKNRNLDLRREFHTYLDKAPIKATTIFNGAFMDLLTTDMPLILFKKKRILSWGNSTIKMDFTTTLNVAEYTAKVALDDETPRYLRIAGDSASTEDVRKIMTELSTSPYKLFRPGGISLLNAIIHIAKLFDRSKTELYPAWQGMQYMRDMMEGKAVLNHHDNLRYTMRWTGIKDYLILQGVEKSPISLSSTHNAS; from the coding sequence ATGGAAAAAATTATTGTAGTGGCTGGTGCTACCGGTAACATAGGGACTAAAATCGTTGATGCTTTATTAGCTAATGCGCCTTTAGGATTAGAGATAAGGGCTCTGGTGAGAAAAACGAGCGATACACTAAAAATTTCAAGCCTTGAACAAAAAGGGATAAAAGTTTTTCAAATCAACATGCACGATAAAAACGAAATTGCTAAAGCGTGTCTTGGAGCAAGTTGCGTAGTTTCGGTACTTGCAGGATTAGAAGACACGGTAATTAAAGCACAAAAAGTTTTACTAGATGGCGCCTTGCTGGCCGGTGTACCGCGTTTTATTCCAAGCGATTTTTCTACTGATTTCACTCGTCTTAGTCCGGGTAAAAACCGCAATTTAGATTTGAGGCGAGAATTTCATACCTACCTGGATAAAGCACCCATAAAAGCGACTACAATTTTTAACGGGGCTTTCATGGATCTCCTGACAACCGATATGCCTTTAATCCTTTTTAAGAAAAAAAGAATTCTTAGCTGGGGAAACTCAACTATTAAGATGGATTTTACAACCACTTTAAACGTTGCTGAATATACTGCCAAAGTTGCTTTAGATGATGAAACACCACGTTATTTAAGAATAGCAGGTGACAGTGCAAGTACAGAAGACGTTAGAAAGATAATGACTGAACTAAGTACTTCGCCTTACAAATTATTCAGACCAGGCGGCATTTCACTTTTAAATGCGATTATTCACATCGCTAAACTTTTCGACCGTTCTAAAACAGAACTCTATCCCGCATGGCAAGGTATGCAATATATGAGGGACATGATGGAGGGCAAAGCTGTTCTCAATCACCACGATAATTTGCGCTACACTATGAGGTGGACGGGCATTAAAGACTATTTGATTTTACAAGGCGTAGAGAAAAGCCCGATAAGTTTGAGCAGTACACATAACGCTTCATAA
- a CDS encoding cation/H(+) antiporter → MKNFKNTLFYIVIIGGFSAIMYFILIQGKGQEAGRFFQETKASGSNVWETLVTTYHYNVTHPLAILLLQIITIILVARFFGFICKKIKQPTVIGEIVAGIFLGPSFIGSYFPEFSGFLFPKQSLSNLQFLSQIGLILFMFIVGMELDLKMLKNKAKDAVIISHASIIFPFTLGLGLAYYIYQIFAPPTINFLSFALFTGIAMSITAFPVLARIVQEKGLTKTKLGTIVITCAAADDITAWCILAAVIAIVKAGSVISSLYTIAMALAYVFIMLKLVRPFLKNVGDKYSNKEGLSKPVVAVFFITLLLSSYITEVIGIHALFGAFMAGVIMPATTSFRNIFIEKVEDVSLVLLLPLFFVFTGLRTQIGLLNEPYLWQICGLIILVAVTGKFVGSALAAKFVGQSWKESLMIGALMNTRGLMELIVLNIGYDLGVLNPQVFAMMVIMALVTTLMTAPALELINWFFKEKVATTINEGIRTSKYNILVSFGSPQKGVSLLKLANSLVRKSIETSNITTMHLTPSTEINQFNFQEYEKESFRPVKLEAKKLNQPIHVFFKPSPDIEGEIIQTTNAGNYDLLLIGIGKSVFEGSLLGEIAGFTSKIINPTRFIETVTGKEKLFESALFDEKIKYIIKSSKVPVGILIDKKLDKVERVYVPIYSISDSFLLVYVQKLIVNSQAQVSILDVVGVIRQTPELYETIRSIEQKAPNQIALQDDKIVDEEFLNEQDLMLISLDSWKRGIEEESLRISEKSSVLILKP, encoded by the coding sequence ATGAAAAATTTTAAAAATACTTTATTCTACATCGTCATCATTGGTGGATTTTCGGCCATCATGTATTTTATTCTTATTCAAGGCAAAGGACAAGAAGCAGGACGCTTTTTCCAGGAAACCAAAGCATCCGGCTCCAACGTTTGGGAGACATTGGTAACTACTTATCACTACAATGTAACACATCCGCTTGCCATTTTACTTCTGCAAATTATTACTATCATTCTTGTGGCCAGGTTCTTTGGATTTATTTGTAAGAAAATAAAACAGCCTACCGTAATCGGAGAAATCGTAGCTGGAATTTTTCTTGGCCCTTCTTTTATCGGGTCTTATTTCCCTGAATTTTCCGGTTTTCTTTTTCCTAAACAATCCCTTAGTAATCTGCAGTTTTTAAGCCAGATAGGTCTTATCCTGTTTATGTTTATCGTGGGAATGGAGCTCGATTTAAAAATGCTTAAAAACAAAGCAAAAGATGCTGTTATCATCAGTCATGCCAGTATTATTTTTCCTTTTACATTAGGATTAGGGTTAGCATACTATATCTATCAAATATTTGCTCCGCCCACCATTAATTTTTTATCCTTTGCTTTGTTTACCGGAATCGCCATGAGCATTACCGCCTTCCCGGTGCTCGCGCGCATTGTGCAAGAGAAAGGATTAACCAAAACAAAACTGGGAACCATTGTTATTACCTGTGCCGCGGCTGATGATATAACCGCCTGGTGTATTCTGGCCGCCGTTATTGCTATCGTAAAAGCAGGCTCCGTGATAAGCTCGCTTTACACTATTGCAATGGCACTCGCTTACGTATTTATCATGCTTAAACTGGTGCGGCCATTTTTGAAAAACGTAGGTGATAAATACTCTAACAAAGAAGGTCTTAGTAAACCGGTAGTTGCGGTGTTTTTTATAACACTTTTATTATCTTCCTACATTACAGAAGTAATTGGTATTCACGCTTTGTTCGGAGCATTTATGGCGGGTGTTATTATGCCTGCTACCACAAGCTTCCGTAATATTTTTATTGAAAAGGTGGAAGACGTTTCTCTGGTGCTCTTACTTCCGTTATTTTTTGTTTTCACCGGTTTACGAACGCAAATAGGTTTATTGAACGAACCTTACCTTTGGCAAATATGCGGTTTAATAATCCTTGTTGCCGTTACAGGAAAGTTTGTAGGAAGTGCGCTGGCCGCAAAATTTGTGGGACAAAGCTGGAAGGAAAGTTTGATGATCGGAGCCTTGATGAATACACGCGGACTTATGGAACTGATAGTTCTTAATATTGGTTACGATCTTGGTGTTCTTAATCCTCAGGTTTTCGCTATGATGGTAATTATGGCACTGGTAACTACATTAATGACTGCTCCAGCCCTGGAATTGATTAATTGGTTTTTTAAGGAAAAGGTTGCAACAACTATAAACGAAGGAATCAGAACTTCAAAATACAATATTCTCGTTTCCTTTGGTAGTCCGCAAAAAGGAGTGTCCCTCTTAAAACTCGCCAACAGTTTGGTGAGAAAATCTATAGAGACTTCCAATATTACGACGATGCATCTTACGCCAAGCACCGAGATAAACCAATTTAATTTCCAGGAATATGAAAAGGAAAGTTTCAGACCAGTGAAACTCGAAGCAAAAAAACTAAATCAGCCTATTCATGTTTTTTTCAAGCCTTCACCGGATATTGAAGGAGAAATTATTCAAACTACCAATGCAGGCAATTATGATCTTCTTTTAATCGGTATTGGTAAATCTGTGTTTGAAGGTTCTTTATTAGGCGAAATTGCAGGTTTTACATCCAAGATCATAAACCCTACAAGGTTTATTGAAACTGTAACAGGTAAAGAAAAGCTTTTTGAAAGTGCACTTTTTGACGAAAAAATTAAATACATCATAAAGTCTTCTAAAGTTCCGGTTGGAATTTTGATAGATAAAAAATTAGATAAAGTTGAGCGTGTTTACGTTCCTATTTATTCTATAAGTGATAGTTTTTTGTTGGTGTATGTACAGAAACTAATAGTTAACAGCCAGGCACAGGTAAGTATCTTAGATGTGGTAGGAGTAATTCGTCAAACTCCCGAACTTTATGAAACGATCCGTTCTATTGAACAAAAAGCTCCTAATCAAATAGCTCTTCAGGATGATAAGATTGTTGACGAAGAGTTTTTAAATGAACAGGATCTGATGTTGATCAGTCTCGACAGCTGGAAAAGAGGAATAGAAGAGGAAAGCCTCAGAATTTCAGAGAAAAGTTCTGTGCTAATTTTGAAACCCTGA
- a CDS encoding GNAT family N-acetyltransferase, whose amino-acid sequence MGSETRIRTYTAEDKQQVLNLLRLNTPRYFAPEEEKDFSYYLENELEYYFVLEYEESIVGCGGFNFSGNAAVGKISWDIFHPDYQGKSLGSTLFDYRLKKLEEFTELKTIIVRTTQLVYKFYEKKGFELMEVIENYWAPGLDLYKMNYNPTLRR is encoded by the coding sequence ATGGGTAGTGAGACACGAATCAGAACATATACAGCCGAAGATAAGCAGCAGGTTTTAAATTTGCTGCGCCTAAATACACCACGCTACTTTGCGCCCGAAGAAGAAAAAGATTTTAGTTATTATTTAGAGAATGAACTTGAATATTATTTCGTTCTTGAATATGAGGAGAGTATTGTTGGCTGTGGGGGATTTAATTTTTCCGGGAATGCTGCTGTAGGAAAGATAAGTTGGGATATTTTTCACCCCGATTACCAGGGTAAATCTCTCGGAAGTACCTTATTTGATTACAGGTTAAAAAAGCTGGAAGAATTTACCGAGCTGAAAACCATTATAGTAAGAACTACCCAATTAGTTTACAAATTCTACGAAAAAAAAGGATTTGAATTGATGGAAGTTATAGAAAATTACTGGGCTCCGGGTTTAGACTTATATAAAATGAACTATAACCCAACCCTAAGGCGATGA
- a CDS encoding antibiotic biosynthesis monooxygenase yields the protein MKKYLLHGKLKAKEGKGEELSSILLEAAQTLTAAKGCDLYAIGKDANDTDSVWVTEIWHTKEDHDNSLKLESVRSVIMKAMPILDGMPQKGQELEIVGGLGV from the coding sequence ATGAAAAAATATTTGCTACACGGAAAATTAAAAGCGAAAGAAGGAAAAGGAGAAGAGCTCTCCTCTATTCTACTCGAAGCCGCGCAAACGTTAACCGCGGCTAAAGGTTGCGACCTTTATGCTATTGGAAAAGACGCGAATGATACTGATTCTGTTTGGGTAACAGAAATCTGGCATACGAAAGAAGATCACGATAATTCTTTAAAACTTGAAAGTGTGAGATCGGTTATTATGAAGGCTATGCCTATTTTGGATGGCATGCCGCAGAAAGGGCAGGAGCTGGAAATCGTTGGGGGCCTAGGAGTTTAA
- the accC gene encoding acetyl-CoA carboxylase biotin carboxylase subunit gives MFKKILIANRGEIALRVIRTCREMGIKTVAVYSTADKDSLHVKFADEAVCIGPPPSKESYLNMASIIAAAEITNADAIHPGYGFLSENAKFSEICRQNKIKFIGASPEMINKMGDKSNAKATMIEAGVPCVPGSEGLLESADQGKELAKGIGYPVIIKATAGGGGKGMRIVWNEEEFQPAWDSATHEASAAFGNGAMYMEKYIEEPRHIEIQIVGDQYGKACHLSERDCSIQRRHQKLVEETPSPFMTPELRDAMGDAAVKAALSIAYEGVGTVEFLVDKHRNFYFMEMNTRIQVEHPITEEVINYDLIREQILVAAGVPISGKNYYPQLHAIECRINAENPFMNFAPSPGTITTLHTPGGHGIRVDSHVYSGYRIPPNYDSMVGKLITVAQTREEAIAKMHRALSEYVIEGVKTTIPFHIKLMQNEQFKAGDYTTKFMETWDFKNA, from the coding sequence ATGTTTAAAAAAATATTAATAGCAAATCGTGGCGAAATTGCGCTCAGGGTTATACGTACCTGCCGCGAAATGGGAATTAAGACGGTAGCGGTATATTCAACCGCTGACAAAGATTCTCTGCATGTTAAGTTTGCCGATGAAGCCGTATGTATTGGGCCCCCGCCAAGTAAAGAAAGTTACCTTAACATGGCCAGCATTATTGCTGCTGCCGAAATTACAAATGCTGACGCTATTCACCCGGGATATGGATTCTTAAGTGAAAATGCCAAGTTCTCTGAAATTTGCCGTCAGAATAAAATTAAATTTATTGGTGCTTCTCCCGAAATGATTAACAAGATGGGAGATAAGAGCAATGCTAAAGCAACCATGATAGAAGCTGGCGTACCCTGCGTACCTGGCTCCGAAGGTCTGCTCGAAAGCGCCGACCAGGGAAAAGAACTTGCTAAAGGCATAGGATATCCTGTTATTATAAAAGCCACAGCCGGTGGAGGTGGAAAAGGAATGCGCATTGTATGGAATGAAGAAGAATTTCAACCAGCATGGGACAGCGCTACTCACGAAGCTTCAGCCGCATTTGGTAACGGAGCCATGTACATGGAAAAATACATCGAAGAGCCTCGTCACATCGAAATTCAGATTGTGGGCGATCAATACGGTAAAGCTTGTCACTTAAGTGAACGTGATTGCAGTATTCAACGTCGTCACCAAAAACTGGTAGAAGAAACGCCTTCGCCATTTATGACCCCTGAACTGCGTGATGCCATGGGTGATGCTGCAGTAAAAGCTGCTTTATCTATCGCTTACGAAGGTGTAGGAACAGTTGAGTTTTTGGTGGACAAACACCGTAACTTCTACTTTATGGAGATGAACACCCGTATTCAGGTGGAACACCCTATCACAGAAGAAGTAATTAATTACGACTTAATTCGCGAACAAATTTTAGTGGCGGCTGGTGTACCAATTTCAGGTAAAAATTATTACCCGCAATTACACGCTATCGAATGCCGTATAAACGCTGAAAATCCGTTTATGAATTTTGCTCCTTCACCGGGAACAATTACTACACTTCATACACCGGGTGGACATGGTATTCGCGTGGATTCGCACGTTTACAGTGGTTACAGAATTCCACCAAACTACGACAGTATGGTTGGAAAATTAATTACCGTAGCACAAACCCGTGAAGAAGCGATTGCAAAAATGCACCGTGCTTTAAGTGAATATGTAATTGAAGGGGTTAAGACCACTATTCCGTTTCATATTAAATTGATGCAGAACGAGCAGTTTAAAGCAGGAGATTATACTACGAAGTTTATGGAGACCTGGGATTTTAAAAACGCTTAA